In a single window of the Pseudoxanthomonas sp. F37 genome:
- a CDS encoding GNAT family protein, producing the protein MAEAGARPHADARIAGDGFLLRAWRQEDLEALLRHADDPQVPRGLSDRFPHPYTRADGEAFLAGRVVDFGHPVFAIEIGGEACGGIAVRPHAGEKAHSAELGYWLGRRHWGRGQMTRVVAAYLDWVVPVLGLVRVEANVLDTNPASARVLEKSGFVEEGRRRAAIRKPDGLHDLRLFGRVWPG; encoded by the coding sequence ATGGCTGAGGCCGGTGCGCGCCCGCATGCGGACGCGCGCATCGCCGGCGACGGGTTCCTGCTGCGCGCATGGCGGCAGGAAGACCTGGAGGCGCTGCTGCGCCACGCGGACGATCCGCAGGTGCCCCGTGGGCTGAGCGACCGCTTCCCGCATCCGTACACGCGCGCCGACGGCGAGGCGTTCCTCGCCGGCCGCGTGGTCGACTTCGGTCACCCCGTGTTCGCCATCGAGATCGGAGGCGAGGCCTGCGGTGGCATCGCGGTGCGCCCGCATGCGGGGGAGAAGGCGCACAGTGCCGAACTGGGCTACTGGCTCGGGCGGCGGCACTGGGGCCGAGGCCAAATGACGCGCGTGGTCGCGGCCTATCTGGACTGGGTGGTTCCCGTGCTGGGGCTGGTCCGGGTCGAGGCGAACGTGCTGGACACCAACCCGGCCTCCGCGCGGGTGCTGGAAAAGAGCGGTTTCGTCGAGGAAGGCCGCCGACGGGCCGCGATCCGCAAGCCGGACGGCCTGCACGACCTGAGGCTGTTCGGACGGGTCTGGCCCGGCTGA